In Haliaeetus albicilla chromosome 26, bHalAlb1.1, whole genome shotgun sequence, the sequence GCAGACAGAAATACATGCAAGtgatggaaaaacaaacacacttcTACCCTAGGAATATGCTGCACTCCCAGTTTGTAAAGCAAGCTTTTCAAAAGATAACACCCAGCAGATTCCAGCACAATAGTTCAcctcagaaaggaaaagctccCAGCAAAATCAAGAGACTGACATATTCAACATTTCCAAAAAATACAGTCACTGAaacagggggaaggggaagagcagaagagaaacattaaaataatgtgaataggggcacaaaaaaaccccaaaggacacagaaggaaaacaatgttATAAGCAACATCCTAAGCAGTCTCACCTCAAGGGGGTTAAGCTCTTGTACTTCTTGCTCtacaaacaaaaaccaggaTTTGTTGCTGATTACCTGTACAGACACATTTGCCAGAATTTGCTTCATCTTTTAGTTACCTGCACATAAGGCTTTGTTTGCAGATACTGACTGGCAAGCACTCACAAGCCTCATGAGAGTGGTTTAAACATCAactgctcccagctgcctgctccctctGCCGCGGGGCTACCGACTGCACATACCATAAAGAGTTGTACCGTTTATGTATTTTACAGTTTACGTCACAGGCAAAATCTCACTGATTTAATTTGTGCATGCCATAAGCCAAGACATCTGCATCACCCCATGACATAAAAGAATTAACACAGTTAAGCAGTACACAGTCCACAGTCTTCAGCTTAAGTCAGACATGAGAACAGTCCATTAGTCTTTTTTGTATGCAGAGAGAGACCCCATGAAAAGGCTATTAACCTTGTTTTCAGGGAAACCCTCTGGATCTTCAGATACTGTTTTCTGTAGCATCCAATTTAAAGCTACACAGTTGTGCTAATCATGTcttaattaaaagcagaattttgttCACCTTCAGAGTGTCAGATTACTAAGTATATACAGCTTTGTACTGCTTGCTACACTGCACTTAACAGGCTGACATCACTAGATGAGCTTCTCTCATGAGCAATTCCATGAACAGTCCCAGAATCTGTGACCAAGGTTAGCTTCTCCTGATGCAATGAATTTcaccaagaagaaaaagccaaaaatctttgcttttgggATTGCCACTCTTCACTGCAGTTCACTTACCCGTGAGATTCATTAGTGTACATGAGAACTTACAAAATTAAACAcacctgtttcttttctttaagatcAAGTGTAGACTTGGTTTGACATCAGACCCTGAGCAAGAAACTCTTACTCCCCTTTGTGAAATGAGAAcaccttctttcttcttcctcagtaACTAACATGCAAGCTCTCTGCGGAGCAATTGTTTCTTATTAATTTATTCAACATGCACAGTGTAATAGTGTCTTGATACCTGAAAACTTCAGTTACTGCTGCAATCCAAATACCAAACTCCATTATGTGACATTTTCAGGAATAATTATCCCTTGTATGTAATATTTTACATcataaacatgcaaaaataattctgcataCAATGGCAGTTTTCCCGAGTTATTTCAACTGAAGAATTATTCATGCTATTTTTGGTGAATTCCCTTCTATTCTCAAAATGAGATGACTGTGTTCATGAAAAGCtcagctgcagctttgcagaTTTACTTTCAGTTCTTCCAGTATCTTCCACAGAAGTAATTGCTAACTTGTTAGTGAAAGCATACTGGCAATTTATACAGATAAGTATGTGAGAACAGCGGACCGtgttttttcaagaaaagaCTCTACACGAAACTTACTGGTAGAAATTATCATTTGACCGCTGTATCTAGAAGGGAATTGAGACATTTTGGCAAGTTAAAGGCCTTTGTAAATACTGAGCTCTTTAAATGAAGGCACCTGtgctagaaataaaataaagattaagTTAATCTTTCATAAACCATCACAACACAGGCTTTCAAATAGCTATCTTTATTTCACCTTTGTGACTGAGTCAAGATCAATAAAAGGTACACTTCAAGAGAGACAGGAGTTTCTGATGCACGGCTGCAAAGCAATACAGGAGTCTCCCAGTGTACACTGACAGTAGCATCAGACAACGCTACAAGTCCCCGTTTCCTCGTCACCTCCTGGGCCGTTCCTAGTCAGTGCTTCTCCAAACTACGCAGAGTTCTCTTGACTAACTTACGTAAACTGAAcacaaacagaagaacaaagtattgagcacttttttttttaatttttttattttttttttattccatgcATGCTGTGCAAACATGGCGTGGCAGTTAAGACCACCAGGAAGTTAAGAATCTTCTCACAGTGCAGCCACTGGTAGGGCTGGTTTAGATGCACATAGCTGATGAAGTACATGAGGGCTCAAGTACATGATTAAGTTACCATGCAACAACTTAGCTCTTGTAACTTAATCAATGGCGTGCTTTTAGTCTGCAGAGATAAAACAACAGGGAAACTGTTGGCCTGCAATGGAGCAAAGTTAAGCTAAAATCAGATTATCTCACATTTCCCACAGTCCAAAAGCACATGGACTGTTGGTTTTCATGGATGAGCTAACATGCAGCATCCAAACACATTAGTCTTTCACCAGATAAGCAAACCAGCTCATGCAACATCAGTTTAGCCTGCAGATGCTATGCAGCAGAGTGGCTGTCAAAGAGTAGCTATGGTAGTTTTGAGTTCAATGTTCTCCCACTTTGTTCTAAATGAATTTAACTATGTGGTAACTAGCCCAATTTGAAGCCCAGATACCAAGATGGAAGGAGCTTCTCTTCTACATGGAAGCAAACATTTCTGGGGCACCTTCCTTACCCACAAATATAGTTTGGTACCCAAATAGTTTCCAGTGGAAAAATTTCTGTCTAGAGTTTAGAGGTACtcaaaaaatatgcaaattggAGTGCCCTGGTTTGGAAGAAGCACGCATctagaagcagcagcaacttTTAAACTCAGAGAGGGGAAGCCAGTTAAAGGCTCTAAGGATAGAGAGAGGTTTGGTTTCCCCGTACATATAGAAAGCTGTCAAGTAGCATGGATCAGAGTTCAGCTCCACACAGAATGAAGTAAGATGGTGAGCAAaaatacagcaggaaaaaaggtgttaagattttaattttgtgaacGCCAAATATGCTCATATTTCAATGGGCTTTTAAGAGTAGCACAAGTAACAAACAGAACAGGTTAATACCAGACAAGCTGTAGAACGCCCTTTGCTATGGCGGTGACTATGCAAATTGTTCTGTACGGGCAAATATTTGCAGAATCAGAACTTCTACATGCAGTTTTCTGTATTACACAGAAAGCAGCAATTCCTCAATTCATATGGGCAACAGATTTggatatatatatgtatattttatatatataggTGACAAGTACAATCTGAATGTCAGTATATGGCTATCCACTTCAGATCTTTTTAGACATTTAAACCTGTACGTTTCTTTCCTTAGttaagaaatttaactctaaTTCCCCAGGCACTGTACGACTGCATCTTGCGCTTTTAATGTAAAAGACTGTCACAAGAAAGCAGCAGTGACCTCGACAGTGTTGCTATGAGACAGGAGCGAGTAAATAGAAGGAAGCTATATTAGCCTCATCTCTCTCGAGAATACAGAGAGAAAGCGATTGCCAAAGAGGAGAATAAAATACCCATGCATGGGTATATCTGGACTCTAATACAGCTCATCCCTATCCTGAGATAAGCATCCTATCCTGCACTTAAGCACATCTTTAATTCTAAGAACATGCAAAAACTCCACTGGGAATAGATATAACAACAACATGCTTAAAGCAATGCCCTGAACACAGACCCTGATCTACAACCTTCCAGCAGTTTATTTGATTAGGTGAGCAGGGTGGACCCAGGGAAGGCGTACACTATAGCAGCAATAAAGATCGCACTCAGTTTGTTTCAACCATACCACAGGTTTGATCTTATCTGCTTAATAGGGAATTCAGtgtcttgttttggttttttgctagGAAAGTTTGCTTCACTGAGCAGAGCATCCAAACCATGTACTCTATGCTGCTgtataaaagcattttgaatgTTTCCACGTGTGAAACTGATAGACTTGTCTAATCCAGCAGCAGATGGCACATCAGTGTCACTGAGATCCTGACTCCAATGGGGAATTTTAGAGGACAAGTCACACCTGCTCAGTTGCACCAGAGGGAGAACTAATACAGACAAGGTCTGGCAACTTCTAGTATGTTTTACAGCTGCAGATGCCAGAAACTGCTAGCTTTATCTCAAAGATTTCGTAGTCTCATCCAAGTGCATGACTGGGGTTCTCCACAATCTCTTGGCAGAGAGGAAGCCTCCACAGTAATCTGAGAAATATTTAAGGGCTTATATTACTTCTAAATACAGGACATAGGCCCTTCTGAACACCTTAACTAGACCTTACCCATCCCCTTTGCTGTGTCGCACCAAATGGTGTGTCAAACATGACTAGGGATTTACTCCATTCTCTGGGTACATGAAAGCAGACAAAATTATTAGAGGTCCTGCCCAAGATAAATAAAATCCAGGAATCCTAATGTGCAACTGCATAACCAACCCACAGTACTCTTTTGTCTGCTCCTAGAACTTGAAATAAAGCCTTTCACATCAATATTGAATCACAAGACAACAGCTTGACATGTAGTagttttctttccccctctcaaGCAGCAGAGTACAGGTCAAGTCCCCAGGGAAGTGGGGAAGATGGGCCAGATATAGCTTTTCCTAACAGGTACTGGAACACCATCTGCTGATCAGGTGGTTTAATACTTCTGACATCACCTCCAGTAAGACCTTTTCCACTTAATCTGAGCCCCAGCTGGGGATACTGCTTACACATCTTCTTTTCCAGAAGGATTTCCAGATTGCAGGAAGAAAGCATGCAATAGCGCTAGACCTACACCAGGGAAGGTGAGCATGTTCACCTGGCGATTTTAAATGAGACCAAGTATCTAGGATGTCAAACCTACTCAGACTTGTTCACTACAGAAACAGTATTGTACCAATGTGAATATTCAGTCTGTGGCAGAATGCCTGCTGCCCTAGATGGGAAGGGCAAGGCTGGAACAGGACTCTGATCTTCAGACCTACCTTAATAACAGCTTCCAAAGGAAAACCTAacttgtttttttgttaatgtCACAAATAGAAACACCGTAGTAGAgacaaaaaacctcaaaaaccCAATGAACTTTTGCATACCCCACCCCATCTCCAAAAAGGACCATAATGTTATCCCTTCTGAAGCAAGCAAGAAAcaagatttctgcttttatctCACATAATCTACCTCAAATCCACCAAGAATCTTctgtaaatacaaaaagaaacaaaaaacccaaaacaaaacaaaaaaaatgggggggcagggaaggcCACCTACCCTACATCTGAGGTTAGATTATAATGGCTTATATCTCATAAGAGTACTGATCGTGAACTTTGGGTTACTAGCTAAACCAGCTTACTTTAAATTTAGTGAAATCCTCTCTGGTAGTGCTTCACTCTcctttttggcttttcttttccacagcatAGCTGACCTTTGCTGTGTCCTCTGCACCTCCAATAGGTATCAGTTTCTTACACCTATGTTCTTAGAAAAGACAAAGCATCTACTCCTCAGCCAAGAGAGTCTGTTAGTGTGCTTTACCTCCCGGTGCCCACACCACTCTCCTCTCACTGGGAAGGGTAAGGATATATACCACTGGGAGAGACCTAGCGAAAACTGAAGGCCACGTTACTGCCAAAACCCCACATCCAGAAATTCAACACAGGAACTTTCTCAGAAGTGCATATATTAGCAGTTCCACATCTATCCACCTGCAAGTGCAAATCAACTACAAAGCAATTGCCAAGCTCTGCACTCAGAAAataggcaagggaaaaaaaaagccacctccAGCCTAAAGCTGACCACCAAAAGTGGAACTGAATTTTCCCACCTAAATTAAACCTAGTATTTTAGCTATGAAAGGCTTAGGTAAGTCCACTATCTCACCAAAGCTGTACTTGataaatgattttttatttttcatcaattGATACACAGAGCTGTTACCAATCTTTGCTGGGATACATACAACAGACAGCTGCAGAGCGGCACTCCCCACCTGAAGCACCTGAGATAAAGTTTATGCAGAGAAGCTATATCAGTATATAGACAGCCTCTGCAGTCAGACAATGGCCTGTCTTGTCTCTTCAGGGAATACCACTATCCACCAAACAACCACTAAAAGGCAGTGACTTTCAGTCACTGCTAATTCAGGTTGTATTTGAACTGATAGGTGaaaggctttatttttcaatCATTTCCTAAGCCATCCATTTCACTTTTAGTGAGTGAGAATCTTGAAGCAGGAGCCAATACAGCTTATAGCAATTTATGTTTGGGGtgccaaacacaaaaaaggTTGCTGGTAGTCTGTCAAACAGTTAATCCCGTGCATGccatcagtaaaaaaaatgcatagtcCTGGTGCAAAGTAGGTCACTAAAATATGATCCACTGGTAGAGGACAGGCAGTTCATCCAGTTAGGAACTAAAGTGCTGTAGGTGAACTAACATTAGGGCTTTATTAAGTCATTCAGCAACCAAGTGTTATTGTCCTACACAGCCTGCTTAAAGTAcagtaaagcatttttaaaagattttaaaaatcaaactagTTTGACATACGACAGTACACACCTACACATACTGGCTGCATTAACAGGTGGATTCTGAATTGTAAATAATCctgcaattcatttttcacacacaagcaaataaaaacagtcAAAATATCACTCAGACTCATATAGCATCCACCAAGCAAGCTTTTGAGAGAGAATTTAAAGTAAAGATAATTTAAAAGTCACCTACAATTATAAACAAGACAAGGACACAGACAGGAATAGTCATTTGATTGACTGTTCCTGACAGGTAGCTTCTGGGATCAAAATGTTGAGCTCTGTAGTCTCCCCACACCAGCTAAAAAGAAGTTATCTGGTTAATCTTAGGCTTTGGGGGTGTGGTTATTTTGTACataattttgaaaagagaaaactcaGGAGCACATCTAGAGAGATATTTTGACTTATTTGCACACGCAACTGGAGCAGGCTCCAGCCACTAATAGTTACAGCACCCAGACAAGATTATATAAATTTTAAGAAGGACTtgaagcaaaaacaaaaaggtggATCTGGTAGAGTCTATcagaggcaaaaatattttaatataacatGAGGAGTTGGCAGAGTCAGACAGTCAAATTCAAAACCTTCCTTAGCAGGTCTGGcagaagcagaagggaagggCTTTGCAGTTTGTAACGAAGAACTATTACATACATCACAGTCTCATCACCTACCCATTCTCCTGTTCTCCCAGGGCACCTACCTTACTGTATGTCACTACCGACAAGTTGTTCGAGTGACTGCTGGGGGAGAGATTTACAGAGTTTTGTGACAGTCCATTCTGATCTTGTTCGATTTGGTCAGGAGCAGGCCCCCATGTGTTTTTGCTGATTGTGCCTAGCTCGGAACCCCCAGGGTCTTTTAGGTTGTTTTCATCTGGTTGCCTGTTCTTCTGTGGAGAGGCGAATGGGTTAAAGTTTCCTTCTACCTTGCGATGTGGTTGCGTGTTGAACTCCGTTTCAAAGGATGACAGCTGCTGTGTTACACCTAGAAGTCCTCCAACTTCCACGCTGAGGATCACCCAGATGACATCtgttgaaaaagaaagacactcGGGTTGTCACTAGATGAAGTTTATGAAGAAGggggcagaaggaaaaaaacagaacatgaATTCTATCCTttacaacagcaagaaaaaagacttattgtttaaaatacatttttatgaagCATCAGTAGTACTGGTTAAACCCTAATTTAGCGTCCAATCTTTCAAGAAAACCAGGCAAGTTTTACTCCTACTGAACTTACATGAACCAGCtaagaacacacaaaaaacaaactgaCATGACAACTTGAAGCTCCATGCTTCAGATAACCAATAGGATgcactgaataaaataaaaccttaaatGACTTTATCTGAAATGAAAGCCAGAAGATAGCACTGCCAATCTTCTACTCTGACAGTAAAGAAAAGGCAATGTTTTTTGTTTAGCTTTGAAAGGCttgattattaaaataaaacaacaaaagggTGACTTAGAAGGTAATTATGTTTATGACAATTCACTGCAAAATATCTCCATTCCAGTTCCAAAACACTCAGAGTAGGTGGATAAAATACGCAGGCCTGGTAGACTATTACACGAATTCGCAAACTACTGGTTAGAATAAGAAACATATTTACAGTTCTTTCTTAATGCGTGTCTGTCTCTTGTACATAGATAACATTGTTATTTTACTTACCATTTCATTTACACGTCATGCAAACATTCTGGTCTATttacataaatacatttcttgGTACATAGCcaaattcagttttattgtctttttttttcttctctcccccccccccccccaaatgtgctccagttttgttttgctgcacGGAGAGTGAGaattaaaaagaacagcaacaatACCTTATCTCATCTCAGCAGATCTAATAACAGCACCTCATGTCACATGTAATTGTTTCCAGGTTTTCTGCAGTCAAGTCCTAACCTACAAGGGGCTCTTTCGTGCTACCACTGGTGGCCTGGGGGAAGAGACAGCAGGTACTTTTGCTGTTCGGTTTTACCACCATGGCTTCTCAAGCAGCATTAATTCACTGAAGTTCTGCTTCCAGTCCCTCCCCGGGTTTAACAGGGCTGGGCTCATTAGTTTGCATTTTACGACCCAATTAAAGACAGTGGGATTTTACCTTACAAAACTACGACTTGCTTAAGGACCCTCAGCACCCTGCCATGGCTGTAACCCCCTTACAAATACCATTAAGGCTCCACAACAGCCCAGGCCACCGCGCCCACCCGCTGCCCGCTGCCCCCTCCCGCGGCCGGGCCGGCCCGGGCCGCACCGCCCGCAGGCGGAGCGGCACCGCGGCGCCCCCTGCTGCCCGGCCGCGGCGCAacgcccggcccggccgctcGCCCCGGTGGCCCCGGCGCTACCAAAGCCGTGCCGGGATGAAAAACCACCGGGCGACAGCCCCGGCCACTTGCCAGGGCCTCACACAGCTGTTGGGCCTAACCTCCGGGGACAGCTAGCATAAAAGCCATTAATTAAATCGCAGGGGAAGGGCACCTTTGACTCAAAGCTCGGTAGCCAAAGGGATTTTAATTTGTAggtcattttctttcaaaacgTGCAACTTTAGTCTAAGATCTTACTAAACCTCCTGTCGGCAGCTGGGAAAACCTCGGCTTTAGAAACACACAGGCCTGTGGCAGGCAGTGCAAGCTGAACAGGCCTTTCAGCCTGTGCAGAGAAATTTATCCCCCTTCTTCAGGGACAAGCTACATCCACTTGCAACACCAGAGTCATACGTTTACTGACAATTCTGCCAAAAACCCTGTACTTCTTTCTGAGCAAAGAGTTATTTTTGACTGCGAGTGCTAACATCTCTCACTCAAACCCGTGTAACTTGGGATACTCCCAACTGCCAAAACAGACACAAAGATGTTCACAGTATAAACTAAAGCTGGCTAAAAATGACAAAGTCTCCAAATGAATGAAGATGTCGGTGGCTCAGGCTGAGGCACCAGGCAAAATATCAGAAAGtggtttttaaacacagaaaaatggttCACAGTAGATGCACCAAATTACTGTATTAAAACCTGGGCCTTAACTTCTCAGATGAGGTTTTCACCACTTAAATAGATTTTATGCTCGTGTGCAGTTCATGATGTTCAGAGCTGGAAAACTGGGAAAGAATCCCGACAAGGACCAACTGGGAAAGAGGCTCCAGGAGAACTGTACAAGtccctttgtttttcagagctttGTGTAATCTGCAATTTGTTCCAGTGTTTAGAAAACAGTTCTGTGCTGACCAAGACAACAAAGCAGCTCACTtgatgttttctctgttttctatATTTAGTCTCAGAGCTGGCAGACCTCTACCTTCACCATGTGGTTATCAGGAGAGCATCTGCAAGGGGCCAGGAGCATCCATTTTGTCTGCAGTGGGAACACCACGAAGAAGAGCCTGAAGTTCCGGAAAAGGGATCACTCACCTCCGTAATAGAGTCCCGTGGCGGTGCACATTCGCCACTGTCCCTGATACAttcctgctgtgctggggctgcacaTCTGAACGCTGACGTCTGCAATCTCCTGGGGCTCCAGGGACCTGACCATCACCATGTTTACGTGGCCAAATTGGTCTCCCCCGACATACTTCAGACAAACCCCCGGGGGCCACGCCTCTGTCCCTGGgattaaacagaagaaagaattaCTGACAGTGCACCAGGAAAAGCTTTGTGTCTGTTTGTGTAAGACTGGATGAAACATGCTTATTAAAACAGTTGTGCAATTGTTGAACAGTCAAAGGAATACCAAGATACACATAACACAGCCAGCAATGGATGCTGAAGAAGAATACAGTTTTCAGACAAGGCTTAACTGGTCCATTCTGAGACCAGCAGGacaatttgtatttctgtttgaatAATCTCTAAGTCGTCTTTGCACAGAAAAATTCTCAAAGTCACAGTGTAACAGCTTCAAAAGcttcaaaaaacccccaacataaCTGACACGCACATATATTTTACCAATGATAGACAAAGATGAGGTCAGACCTAGAGGTGGTTGTTACCCCCCCCcatttctttctgcctccttACATGCAGCTCCTGAGCCTTGCGACATCAAAATACATGTTATTAACACAAAGAGctagaaacattttctttcagggtttcattcttttttaagCCTGTTAGCAGTCTCAAGAGGAACTAATAGTTTGAACTATAATTGAAGAGCTAGTACTATTTTCTAAATGGATTTATTTCCCTTCTTGCACCAACCCTTCTCTCAGCCTTGTGCAAAGGTAGACAAGATTGTGAACATGGGATTTATTTGTGGAGATCAATGTTTAGACTGCAGATACCGGGACTGACTGCATGACCTGGCAGTCTGTAGAGATACAGAAAACAGTTACTGCATGCAAGCACAGCCATCTTCGCCAAAGATAACAAGTACTGGgactgacaaaaagaaaagtgcttCTGAGACTCGTGAAAAATCAGCTCAGCgtaattttcctttgcttctttcCCAATAATGTGACATGACTAAGCCAATGACTTTAAGAATACCTCCTGCTTGGTTAAGGACGATGGAAACAGCCAAGGAAAGCCTGAACCACCAAGAAGCTTGGAACCACTCTATATCTGGCCCGAGATGAGAATGGTGGATGCTGATCTGACCTTAGGTTAAGGTTACCCCAAAGAGCACCCTTTGCAACAGCTTGTCTTCTGATTTAATCCCTATGGATACTTCAGTGAAGATGTGGCAGGGACTGGTTTTCTAGTCTAGTCCTTATTTCTGGAATTCACAATCTAGCAGGGAAAGCATGACGTGAACAGGTAAAGTGGGATATTCAGAGTGGGGGATATATCACTACAGTTGGAAACAGTGCTGAGATAGGGAGGTCTCTGAAAGAGGAGCTGAGTGACTAGCTGACCTCAGAGTATGGCATGTGGGAGTTGAGTATGAAGTCTCATCTGAAAAGGTTGGCAGCCGAGCAACATGGTttagtttaaataatttatgtGATTTTTATCGGTTTTAATGGCTTTAGGCTTGCAAGGTGCCTAGAACACTGCAACTGATAAGCCCCATAAAATGAAATGATGATTATGTCATTCTATTTCAGTACACTCATCTCTCAGGAGATGATAAATTGTAGTAACTGTCCTGCAGAGCCAGCAACAGCTGGGGGTAGAGTGGGAAGAGGAAATAAGTCTGTTAAATCCTGCTGCTCTTTCAGCAATGGTTCTACTATACAAACTGGTCTTTTGGCAGAGAAGCCAAGTGCCGTCCTGGAAGGTATCAGAGCAGGGTATTAGTTTTTAATAACACATATGAAAACCTGACTGAACCTAGGTTACTGCTTGCCTGCTTAAAACTGACAATCTCTCAGAGCTCTGCTTGTCATACTCGTCAGACACTAAACGCTTCAATGACACATGCCTCAGGTATTTCGTGTTCTAGAACTGAAGTCATTTAATCAAGGGTTCCTGTACAGCTGTTAAAAACCTTGGCTTTGCTTCAGTTATCTACTTAACAAGCAGATATTATCTGGAAACACTATAGTCCTTTGATATTATACCTTAATTAAACcataaaatggttttaaaatgctACGGTCCTCCTTAAACTGCACAGTCGTAACACTGTATGTGAAGTTGCATTTAACTAAAACATGCCTCAACAGCATGGTTTTAACAAGTTCTGGCCTCCAGCACCACTGTCAGACTACAGATGTACATTTTAAGAAGTGAGGTTTTAACCCACACAGAAGCCAAAACAAATGTTGGCCTTGCCAGGAACTCATAAGTCAAGATTAACTGCCTTTCCTCATTTTAGAAGGCCCATGGATTTCAGAAGGTCAAACATTCCAAGAATAATGAAACATTGCTTGAACTATGGTGTTAAATTAAGGCTGAATTTGCATGCAGGAAAGAGTACATCAGAGGAACAAGAGAGGAAGGAGTCTGAAAGGAGCAAGATAGGGGTGTAGTCATAATACATGCAAATTAAGATACTAACAGTGGAGAAACAAGACATGTCAAACTTATTACATTTGTAAGACCTGTATTTGAGACGGTTATAAAAAAATTGCCAGTCAATTTTTCACATTACTGGAGTTTAAGCAAGCTATACGTGTCACCTTTCCATTGAACTAAGTTAAACAAATGTAGGCAGAAAAAgtaaactgaaataattaagaCCTTTCTCTAGAATACAGTCTCTATAAATTAG encodes:
- the ILRUN gene encoding protein ILRUN isoform X1 — protein: MEGMDVDLDAELMQKFSCLGTTDKDVLIGEFQRLLGFQLSPAGCAFFLDMTNWNLQAAIGAYYDFESPNINVPSMSFVEDVTIGEGESIPPDTQFTKTWRIQNTGTEAWPPGVCLKYVGGDQFGHVNMVMVRSLEPQEIADVSVQMCSPSTAGMYQGQWRMCTATGLYYGDVIWVILSVEVGGLLGVTQQLSSFETEFNTQPHRKVEGNFNPFASPQKNRQPDENNLKDPGGSELGTISKNTWGPAPDQIEQDQNGLSQNSVNLSPSSHSNNLSVVTYSKGFHGPYPFGQS
- the ILRUN gene encoding protein ILRUN isoform X2 yields the protein MEGMDVDLDAELMQKFSCLGTTDKDVLIGEFQRLLGFQLSPAGCAFFLDMTNWNLQAAIGAYYDFESPNINVPSMSFVEDVTIGEGESIPPDTQFTKTWRIQNTGTEAWPPGVCLKYVGGDQFGHVNMVMVRSLEPQEIADVSVQMCSPSTAGMYQGQWRMCTATGLYYGDVIWVILSVEVGGLLGVTQQLSSFETEFNTQPHRKVEGNFNPFASPQKNRQPDENNLKDPGGSELGTISKNTWGPAPDQIEQDQNGLSQNSVNLSPSSHSNNLSVVTYSKFT